The following coding sequences lie in one Phragmites australis chromosome 8, lpPhrAust1.1, whole genome shotgun sequence genomic window:
- the LOC133926960 gene encoding 26S proteasome regulatory subunit 8 homolog A-like isoform X1, whose protein sequence is MHREELQLLQEPGSHVGEVVKVMRKSKVLVKVHPEGKYIVDVDKSIDITKITPSTRVALRSGSYILHLILPSRVDPLVNLMKVEKVPDSTYVMIGGLDQQIKEIKEVIELPIKHPELLESLGVAQPKGVLLYGPPGTGKTLLARAVAHHTDCTFIRVSGSELVQKYIGEGSRMVRELFVMAREHAPSIIFMDEVDSIGSARMESGSGNGYSEVQQTMLELLNQLDGFEASNKIKVLMARNRIDILDQTLLRPGLIDRKIVFPNPNEFSHFDILKIMNLMRGIDLKKIAEKMNGASGAELKAVCTEAGMFALLERRVHVTQEDFEMAVAKMMKKDSEKNMSLRKLWK, encoded by the exons ATGCATCGGGAAGAGTTGCAATTGCTTCAAGAACCAGGTTCACATGTTGGTGAGGTTGTGAAGGTTATGAGGAAGTCAAAGGTTCTTGTGAAG GTGCATCCAGAAGGCAAATATATCGTAGATGTTGATAAAAGTATCGATATTACAAAAATCACACCTTCCACAAGAGTTGCTCTTCGAAGTGGCAGCTATATACTTCATCTTATCCTGCCCAGTAGAGTCGATCCGTTGGTTAATCTTATGAAGGTTGAGAAGGTTCCTGATTCTACATATGTTATGATTGGTG GTCTTGACCAGCAAATTAAAGAGATCAAAGAG GTCATCGAGCTTCCAATTAAGCATCCTGAGCTGCTTGAGAGTCTTGGAGTTGCCCAACCAAAG GGTGTCCTTCTCTATGGCCCTCCAGGTACTGGAAAAACTTTACTTGCTCGTGCAGTTGCTCATCACACAGACTGCACCTTCATTAGGGTGTCAGGTTCTGAGCTTGTTCAGAAGTACATTGGAGAGGGTTCCCGGATGGTTCGTGAACTTTTTGTGATGGCTAG GGAACATGCACCATCCATTATATTTATGGATGAAGTAGACTCCATTGGATCTGCTAGGATGGAGTCGGGATCTGGCAATGGTTATAGTGAGGTTCAGCAAACCATGCTTGAGCTTCTAAACCAACTTGATGGTTTTGAAGCATCAAACAAGATTAAGGTTCTTATGGCGAGAAACAGGATAGACATTTTGGATCAAACTCTCCTGAGGCCTGGGCTCATTGATAGGAAGATTGTATTTCCAAATCCTAATGAATTT TCCCACTTTGATATATTGAAGATAATGAACTTGATGCGCGGCATTGATCTGAAGAAGATCGCTGAGAAGATGAACGGAGCATCAGGTGCAGAGCTAAAG GCTGTTTGCACAGAAGCCGGAATGTTTGCCCTTCTGGAGAGAAGGGTGCACGTCACTCAGGAGGATTTCGAGATGGCAGtggcgaagatgatgaagaaggatTCGGAGAAGAACATGTCACTGCGGAAGCTCTGGAAGTGA
- the LOC133926966 gene encoding GTP-binding nuclear protein Ran-3-like isoform X2, with the protein MFLYCADWLVDVCVRMAQALPNAQPVDYPSFKLVLVGDGGTGKTTFVKRHVTGEFEKRYEPTIGVEVRPLDFHTSRGKIRFSCCDTAGQEKFGGLRDGY; encoded by the exons ATGTTCTTATATTGCGCTGATTGGTTGGTTGATGTTTGTGTACGGATGGCGCAGGCTCTGCCGAACGCCCAGCCCGTGGACTACCCCAGCTTCAAGCTCGTcctcgtcggcgacggcggcaccG GGAAGACGACATTCGTGAAGAGGCACGTCACCGGGGAGTTCGAGAAGCGGTACGAAC CGACGATCGGGGTGGAGGTGCGGCCGCTGGACTTCCACACTAGCCGCGGCAAGATAAGGTTCTCCTGCTGCGACACGGCCGGCCAGGAGAAGTTTGGTGGCCTCCGCGATGGATACTA G
- the LOC133926966 gene encoding GTP-binding nuclear protein Ran-3-like isoform X1, whose amino-acid sequence MIIQKHRVCENIPIVLCGNKVDVKNRQVKAKMVTFHRKKSLQYYEISAKSNYNFEKPFLYLARKLTGDMNLRFVEETALPAEVSVDLTAQRQIEAEMAAAAAMPLPDEDDDNMD is encoded by the exons ATGATTATCCAAAAACATCG GGTGTGCGAGAACATCCCGATCGTTTTATGCGGCAACAAGGTGGACGTGAAGAACCGTCAGGTGAAGGCCAAAATGGTGACTTTCCACAGGAAGAAGAGCCTCCAGTACTACGAGATCTCCGCCAAGAGCAACTACAACTTCGAGAAGCCCTTCCTCTACCTTGCAAGGAAGCTCACAGG GGACATGAACCTCCGATTTGTCGAAGAGACAGCCCTCCCCGCTGAAGTCTCCGTGGACCTCACCGCGCAGAGGCA GATTGAGGCAGAGATGGCAGCCGCAGCAGCGATGCCCCTGCCGGATGAGGACGACGATAACATGGACTGA
- the LOC133927721 gene encoding uncharacterized protein LOC133927721, producing the protein MLAYDAPADSLDECLRLGEATIIESMRRFVRAVVGVFGDEYLCAPNEEDTARLIAINERRGFPGMLGSIDCSLNDINVLHRSHLLDNLAAGVAPQVQYSINGHGYTMGYYLADGIYSEWATFVKPIPCPVGRKRQHFVVHQAALRKDVERACW; encoded by the exons ATGCTCGCGTACGATGCTCCTGCCGATTCTCTTGATGAGTGCCTCCGGCTAGGGGAGGCCACTATCATTGAGAGTATGAGGCGGTTTGTGCGAGCCGTCGTCGGGGTATTTGGCGACGAGTACCTCTGTGCTCCGAACGAGGAGGACACCGCGCGCTTGATTGCTATAAACGAGCGAAgagggttccccgggatgctCGGAAGCATCGACT GTTCGCTAAACGACATCAACGTTCTGCACCGCTCGCATCTCCTCGACAATCTTGCCGCTGGCGTGGCCCCCCAAGTACAATACTCCATTAACGGACATGGTTACACCATGGGGTACTACCTTGCAGATGGTATCTATTCGGAATGGGCCACCTTCGTGAAGCCTATTCCTTGTCCAGTTGGGAGGAAGCGGCAGCACTTCGTCGTTCATCAAGCGGCGTTACGGAAGGATGTCGAACGGGCCTGCTGGTGA
- the LOC133926962 gene encoding uncharacterized protein LOC133926962: MEADGGEALVEASDDVEDEGVVSDVFAEVAEVLGHPLVAAAILGDGEISLLEGSKLLVGVEGAGGTIPEKLGLDGEPGDTGSGTALGDGVGEIVGDGAEEPGVDDSIHAHLVQGGGRDVVGEDVALQGELPDGEEERLAPPGVEGGGDVEEQRHEGADVLHGDGLSVQVQESRGLMLKKGCVEGGKIAGVGGGVLVAGGLRGRALTGSAVEGVAKASIGRVALGLSKGGLALCFRRAGESGVAVGLGRALAVLLCSSSLLIALEGSSVGGGILRGGGIAWQRRVGHGAAPEEMARWVRKRSRAEEILRFIETPPIKDLLVSL; this comes from the exons ATGGAGGCCGATGGCGGTGAAGCGCTCGTTGAGGCCTCGGATGATGTTGAGGACGAGGGTGTGGTCAGTGATGTGTTCGCCGAGGTCGCGGAGGTCCTCGGCCATCCGCTTGTAGCGGCGGCAATACTCGGCGACGGGGAGATCTCCCTGCTGGAAGGCTCGAAACTCCTGGTCGGCGTAGAGGGCGCGGGTGGTACGATTCCCGAGAAACTGGGACTCGATGGCGAGCCAGGTGACACGGGCAGTGGCACCGCGCTGGGAGACGGTGTCGGCGAGATCGTCGGAGATGGTGCCGAGGAGCCAGGTGTGGACGACTCAATCCATGCGCACCTAGTCCAGGGAGGTGGGCGCGACGTCGTCGGAGAGGACGTGGCGCTCCAAGGAGAACTTCCCGACGGTGAGGAGGAACGACTCGCGCCACCGGGCGTAGAAGGTGGAGGTGACGTCGAGGAGCAGCGGCACGAGGGCGCGGATGTTCTGCACGGCGACGGCCTGAGCGTGCAGGTTCAGGAGAGCCGCGGCCTCATGTTGAAGAAGGGCTGCGTCGAAGGCGGGAAGATcgccggcgtcggcggcggcgtcctCGTCGCGGGGGGGCTCCGCGGCCGCGCGCTCACGGGCAGCGCGGTCGAGGGCGTCGCGAAGGCGAGCATCGGCCGCGTCGCGCTCGGTTTGAGCAAGGGCGGCCTCGCGCTCTGCTTCCGCCGCGCGGGCGAGAGTGGCGTCGCGGTTGGCCTTGGCCGCGCGCTCGCGGTCCTCCTGTGCAGCTCGAGCCTCCTCATCGCACTGGAGGGCAGCAGCGTCGGCGGCGGGATCCTGAGGGGCGGCGGGATCGCCTGGCAGCGGCGAGTTGGCCATGGAGCAGCGCCGGAGGAGATGGCGCGCTGGGTGCGGAAGAGAAGCAG GGCTGAGGAGATCTTGAGGTTTATAGAAACACCACCAATCAAGGATCTCCTCGTATCTCTCTAA
- the LOC133926960 gene encoding 26S proteasome regulatory subunit 8 homolog B-like isoform X2, with protein MHREELQLLQEPGSHVGEVVKVMRKSKVLVKVEKVPDSTYVMIGGLDQQIKEIKEVIELPIKHPELLESLGVAQPKGVLLYGPPGTGKTLLARAVAHHTDCTFIRVSGSELVQKYIGEGSRMVRELFVMAREHAPSIIFMDEVDSIGSARMESGSGNGYSEVQQTMLELLNQLDGFEASNKIKVLMARNRIDILDQTLLRPGLIDRKIVFPNPNEFSHFDILKIMNLMRGIDLKKIAEKMNGASGAELKAVCTEAGMFALLERRVHVTQEDFEMAVAKMMKKDSEKNMSLRKLWK; from the exons ATGCATCGGGAAGAGTTGCAATTGCTTCAAGAACCAGGTTCACATGTTGGTGAGGTTGTGAAGGTTATGAGGAAGTCAAAGGTTCTTGTGAAG GTTGAGAAGGTTCCTGATTCTACATATGTTATGATTGGTG GTCTTGACCAGCAAATTAAAGAGATCAAAGAG GTCATCGAGCTTCCAATTAAGCATCCTGAGCTGCTTGAGAGTCTTGGAGTTGCCCAACCAAAG GGTGTCCTTCTCTATGGCCCTCCAGGTACTGGAAAAACTTTACTTGCTCGTGCAGTTGCTCATCACACAGACTGCACCTTCATTAGGGTGTCAGGTTCTGAGCTTGTTCAGAAGTACATTGGAGAGGGTTCCCGGATGGTTCGTGAACTTTTTGTGATGGCTAG GGAACATGCACCATCCATTATATTTATGGATGAAGTAGACTCCATTGGATCTGCTAGGATGGAGTCGGGATCTGGCAATGGTTATAGTGAGGTTCAGCAAACCATGCTTGAGCTTCTAAACCAACTTGATGGTTTTGAAGCATCAAACAAGATTAAGGTTCTTATGGCGAGAAACAGGATAGACATTTTGGATCAAACTCTCCTGAGGCCTGGGCTCATTGATAGGAAGATTGTATTTCCAAATCCTAATGAATTT TCCCACTTTGATATATTGAAGATAATGAACTTGATGCGCGGCATTGATCTGAAGAAGATCGCTGAGAAGATGAACGGAGCATCAGGTGCAGAGCTAAAG GCTGTTTGCACAGAAGCCGGAATGTTTGCCCTTCTGGAGAGAAGGGTGCACGTCACTCAGGAGGATTTCGAGATGGCAGtggcgaagatgatgaagaaggatTCGGAGAAGAACATGTCACTGCGGAAGCTCTGGAAGTGA
- the LOC133926969 gene encoding uncharacterized protein LOC133926969, with product MAAPLVRYLRRLTGQPAVDGRDPAIGRHRQQLLIDSGRVIMLLGAIVLTHQLGTDAAASGNAEHVLLAFVLWLLGAALAMLSLVARQFPRLAAAGANLARALRRHLLGGL from the coding sequence ATGGCGGCCCCACTAGTCCGCTACCTCCGACGTCTCACCGGGCAGCCCGCAGTGGACGGGCGCGACCCCGCGATCGGTCGCCACCGCCAGCAGCTGCTCATCGACTCCGGCCGTGTCATCATGCTGCTCGGCGCCATCGTCCTCACGCACCAGCTGGGCACAGACGCGGCCGCGTCCGGCAACGCGGAGCACGTACTCCTCGCCTTCGTCCTCTGGCTGCTCGGCGCGGCGCTTGCGATGCTGTCGCTCGTCGCCCGGCAGTTCCCCAGGCTCGCGGCAGCCGGCGCCAATCTCGCGAGGGCGCTCCGCAGGCACTTGCTTGGCGGTCTTTGA
- the LOC133926964 gene encoding DNA-directed RNA polymerases II, IV and V subunit 11-like, producing the protein MSYERDTKIVNAASFTIEREDHTIGNILRMQLHRDPNVLFAGYKLPHPLQYKIIVRIHTTSQSSPTQAYTQAINDLDKELEYLKQAFEKCQMLTNDLHTKNDIEDPRTRTIWSGETDQGSKNDIDPDPPGDLDTKWTKTREGDKQTSKC; encoded by the exons ATGTCGTATGAGAGGGATACAAAGATTGTGAATGCTGCATCGTTCACCATCGAGCGTGAGGACCACACCATTGGCAACATCCTTCGCAT GCAGCTACACAGGGACCCAAATGTGCTCTTTGCTGGCTATAAGCTCCCTCACCCTCTTCAGTACAAGATTATTGTTAGG ATCCATACTACAAGCCAGTCCTCCCCGACACAAGCCTACACCCAGGCAATCAATGATCTTGACAAGGAGCTTGAGTACCTCAAGCAAGCTTTTGAG AAGTGCCAAATGctgacgaacgatttgcacacCAAGAACGATATCGAGGATCCAAGAACTAGAACAATCTGGAGCGGTGAAACGGATCAAGGATCCAAGAACGACATCGATCCTGATCCTCCTGGAGACTTGGACACCAAATGGACCAAAACCCGCGAAGGGGACAAACAAACCAGCAAATGTTGA
- the LOC133926965 gene encoding uncharacterized protein LOC133926965, producing MPRPPPPGPGSPSPSQIGPATMSPPPFPSLRRHPALFPSQIGLATTPPCQANLQRLESMAFSAISFKELLSHCGKALSVYACHADAIQTRLASFGYEPPRWSLRQMWRWKMETSGSLWGLGIAASVGQVQC from the exons ATGCCCCGGCCCCCGCCCCCGGGGCCAGGCAGCCCGTCCCCCTCTCAGATCGGCCCAGCCACGATGTCGCCTccccccttcccctccctccgccgccaccCGGCCCTGTTCCCCTCTCAGATCGGCCTAGCCACGACGCCGCCGTGCCAAGCCAACCTGCAACGCCTCGAGTCCATGGCCTTCAGCGCCATCTCCTTCAAGGAGCTCCTCAGCCACTGCGGCAAGGCGCTCAGCGTCTACGCGTGCCACGCCGACGCCATCCAGACCCGCCTCGCCTCCTTCGGCTACGAGCCCCCCCG GTGGAGCCTGCGACAGATGTGGAGGTGGAAGATGGAGACGTCGGGGAGCTTATGGGGCCTGGGAATAGCTGCTTCGGTGGGTCAAGTTCAGTGCTGA
- the LOC133926967 gene encoding uncharacterized protein LOC133926967: MAAPLVRYLRRLTGQPAVDGRDPAIGRHRQQLLIDSGRVIMLLGAIVLTHQLGTGAAASGNAEHVLLAFVLWLLGAALAMLSLVARQFPRLAAAGANLARALRRHLLGGL, from the coding sequence ATGGCTGCCCCACTAGTCCGCTACCTCCGACGTCTCACCGGGCAGCCCGCAGTGGACGGGCGCGACCCCGCTATCGGTCGCCACCGCCAGCAGCTGCTCATCGACTCCGGCCGCGTCATCATGCTGCTCGGCGCCATCGTCCTCACGCACCAGCTGGGCACAGGCGCGGCCGCGTCCGGCAACGCGGAGCACGTGCTCCTCGCCTTCGTCCTCTGGCTGCTCGGCGCGGCGCTTGCGATGCTGTCGCTCGTCGCCCGGCAGTTCCCCAGGCTCGCGGCAGCCGGCGCCAATCTCGCGAGGGCGCTCCGCAGGCACTTGCTTGGCGGTCTTTGA
- the LOC133926963 gene encoding GTP-binding nuclear protein Ran-3 yields the protein MVLPNAQPVDYPSFKLVLVGDGGTGKTTFVKRHVTGEFEKRYEPTIGVEVRPLDFHTSRGKIRFSCWDTAGQEKFGGLRDGYYINGQCAIIMFDVTSRLTYKNVPTWHRDICRVCENIPIVLCGNKVDVKNRQVKAKMVTFHRKKSLQYYEISAKSNYNFEKPFLYLARKLTGDMNLRFVEEIALLPAEVSVDLTAQRQIEAEMAAAAAMPLPDEDDDNMD from the exons ATG GTTCTGCCGAACGCCCAGCCCGTGGACTACCCCAGCTTCAAGCTCGTcctcgtcggcgacggcggcaccG GGAAGACGACGTTCGTGAAGAGGCACGTCACCGGGGAGTTCGAGAAGCGATACGAAC CGACGATCGGGGTGGAGGTGCGGCCGCTGGACTTCCACACTAGCCGCGGCAAGATAAGGTTCTCCTGCTGGGACACGGCCGGCCAGGAGAAGTTTGGTGGCCTCCGCGATGGATACTA CATCAATGGTCAGTGTGCGATCATCATGTTTGATGTCACCTCAAGGCTCACCTACAAGAACGTTCCCACCTGGCACAGGGACATCTGCAG GGTGTGCGAGAACATCCCGATCGTCTTATGCGGCAACAAGGTGGACGTGAAGAACCGTCAGGTGAAGGCCAAAATGGTGACCTTCCACAGGAAGAAGAGTCTCCAGTACTACGAGATCTCCGCCAAGAGCAACTACAACTTCGAGAAGCCCTTCCTCTACCTTGCAAGGAAGCTCACAGG GGACATGAACCTCCGGTTTGTCGAAGAGATAGCCCTCCTCCCCGCTGAAGTCTCCGTGGACCTCACCGCGCAGAGGCA GATTGAGGCAGAGATGGCAGCCGCAGCAGCGATGCCCCTGCCGGATGAGGACGACGATAACATGGACTGA
- the LOC133926966 gene encoding GTP-binding nuclear protein Ran-3-like isoform X3 has product MVTFHRKKSLQYYEISAKSNYNFEKPFLYLARKLTGDMNLRFVEETALPAEVSVDLTAQRQIEAEMAAAAAMPLPDEDDDNMD; this is encoded by the exons ATGGTGACTTTCCACAGGAAGAAGAGCCTCCAGTACTACGAGATCTCCGCCAAGAGCAACTACAACTTCGAGAAGCCCTTCCTCTACCTTGCAAGGAAGCTCACAGG GGACATGAACCTCCGATTTGTCGAAGAGACAGCCCTCCCCGCTGAAGTCTCCGTGGACCTCACCGCGCAGAGGCA GATTGAGGCAGAGATGGCAGCCGCAGCAGCGATGCCCCTGCCGGATGAGGACGACGATAACATGGACTGA